In the genome of Pseudanabaena mucicola str. Chao 1806, the window CCATTAAAGTTCTCAAAGAAAAGACTGATTTACAAGAGGGGGAAGTAATTGATGCGGCGGTGATGAGTGTCAAGGCTTTGCGGGAGTTTTATGCTCAAGAAATTGCCAAGGCGAAGTCAGAAGATATTCTGCTATCTCTCCATGTCAAGGCGACAATGATGAAGGTATCCGATCCAATTCTCTTTGGTCATGCAGTAACGGTATATTATCAAGATGTATTTGAGAAGTATGCGGATACTTTCAAGCAATTAGGCATCAATCCGAATAATGGATTGGGCGATGTTTACGTAAAGATTGAATCTTTACCAGATGAACAAAAAGAGGCGATCACTGCCGATTTGCAAGCTGTGTATGAGAAGCAACCACGTCTTGCAATGGTTAATTCTGATAAGGGAATTACTAATTTCCATGTTCCCAGTGATGTGATTATTGATGCATCAATGGCGGCAACCATTCGTACCTCTGGCAAGATGTGGGGTGCGGATGGTAAGGCTTACGACACTAAGGCGCTGATTCCTGATCGCTGTTATGCCACGATGTATCAAGCCTGTATTGATTTTTGTCAAGAAAATGGAGCCTTTGATGTTACTACAATGGGCAATGTTGCGAATGTGGGCTTGATGGCACAGAAGGCAGAAGAATATGGATCTCATGATAAGACCTTTGAGATTCCGTTTGATGGAATTGTGCGAGTAATTGACGAATCGGGAACAGTTCTCATTGAACATTCTGTTGCTAAGGGTGATATCTGGCGGATGTGTCAAACCAAGGACTTACCAATCCAAGATTGGGTCAAACTTGCCGTCAATCGGGCTAGAGCCACAGGCAATCTGACAATTTTTTGGCTAGATGAAAATCGCGCCCATGATGCGAATTTGATTACGAAGGTCAAGACCTATTTGCAAGACCATGACATCACAGGTTTGGATATCCAGATTCTGTCACCCGTGGCGGCGATGAAATTTACCTGCGAACAAATTAAAGCGGGTAAGAATGTGATTTCTGTAACTGGCAACGTCTTGCGGGACTATCTCACGGATTTATTCCCAATTCTCGAACTCGGCACTAGTGCCAAAATGCTCTCGATCGTGCCATTGCTAGCAGGTGGTGGACTGTTTGAAACAGGTGCGGGTGGCTCGGCTCCGAAACACGTTCAGCAATTTCTCGAAGAAGGACATTTTCGTTGGGACTCGCTTGGAGAATTTTTAGCGATCGCTGTTACCCTCGAAGACCTTAGCCGCAAGACCAATAATGAGAACGCCATGATCTTAGCGAAGGCGCTCGATCAAGCCAATAGTCTCTATCTCAATAACGACAAATCCCCCTCTCGCAAGATCGGTGGCATTGATAATCGTGGCAGCCATTTCTATATCGCGCTTTACTGGGCGCAGGCTCTAGCGGAACAGAATCAGAATTTGGAACTGAAGTCAAAATTTGCTGAGTTGGCAAAGGTCTTGAAAGAGAAAGAAAGTCAAATTCTTCTAGAATTGAGTGCCGTTCAAGGGCAATCTGTTGATATTGGTGGCTATTATTTCGCGGAACCTGATAAGGCAAGTCAAGCGATGCGTCCTAGTTCAACTATGAATGCGGCGATTAGTTTGCTTAACTAGTCTCAAATAACCTTCTCCAACGAATCGCGATAGGCGATTACGGCTTTGGTTTGATGAGTTTCATCTAAGTACAGGACAAAAATTTAATTGAGTTGAAGAAAGCCTCGGAATTGAGATGGATGTCAAAGATGATATGACGCAGGTAATCAAAGCCAAGACGAAAAATGCTCTTAGGTAAGCGACCGTGCTTTTTAGGTTTGAGGGGATTGAGCTGAGCAAGCCAAAGCCCCGAAGAAAAAGCCCAACATAAAGCGAGGGTGAGTAAAGCAATAAGCTTAGAAAGACGTTCAGGGTCTTGAAGGTGAGTCGCCTCCAAACAAAAGCCACGAGATTTAAAACAACCAAACAAAGTCTCAATCGCCCAACGTTTGGCATAGTCAGCAATAGCCGTATTCGGATCATGAGCAGTAGCAACAATTAATAAATCGCCATCCTCCAG includes:
- a CDS encoding NADP-dependent isocitrate dehydrogenase — its product is MSNQTSKITYTFTDEAPALATYSLLPIVKAFTKAADIEVELKDISLAGRIIANFPEYLTESQRQPDALAELGALAQTPEAYIIKLPNISASLPQLTAAIAELQAKGYNIPNYPADPQTEEEKAIKAKYSKVLGSAVNPVLREGNSDRRVALAVKEFAQKHPHSVGAWSKDSKSHVAHMTEGDFYGSEKSVVITKAGVVKIELIKNDGSIKVLKEKTDLQEGEVIDAAVMSVKALREFYAQEIAKAKSEDILLSLHVKATMMKVSDPILFGHAVTVYYQDVFEKYADTFKQLGINPNNGLGDVYVKIESLPDEQKEAITADLQAVYEKQPRLAMVNSDKGITNFHVPSDVIIDASMAATIRTSGKMWGADGKAYDTKALIPDRCYATMYQACIDFCQENGAFDVTTMGNVANVGLMAQKAEEYGSHDKTFEIPFDGIVRVIDESGTVLIEHSVAKGDIWRMCQTKDLPIQDWVKLAVNRARATGNLTIFWLDENRAHDANLITKVKTYLQDHDITGLDIQILSPVAAMKFTCEQIKAGKNVISVTGNVLRDYLTDLFPILELGTSAKMLSIVPLLAGGGLFETGAGGSAPKHVQQFLEEGHFRWDSLGEFLAIAVTLEDLSRKTNNENAMILAKALDQANSLYLNNDKSPSRKIGGIDNRGSHFYIALYWAQALAEQNQNLELKSKFAELAKVLKEKESQILLELSAVQGQSVDIGGYYFAEPDKASQAMRPSSTMNAAISLLN